The genomic DNA gaaggagcgCGGCTCGACCCGGAAGCGGAAGTGGTCGTCGATGGCGGCTCCCTTGGCAACGGGCGCCGCGAGGGAACtttgaggaggaagagggggggtcGTCCGTCCATCGCCGGAGCGCAGACTGCCAGGCCCGAAGGGATGGCGGAGAAGTTCGACTCCCTGGAGGAGCACCTGGAGAAGTTCGTGGAGAACATCCGGCAGCTGGGCATCATCGTCAGCGACTTCCAGCCCAGCAGCCAGGCGGGCCtcaaccagaagctgtgagtgaCCCTCCTCCCACGCAGGgcgcccccccccttctcagccccctcctctctctgcGCCCCCAGAGCTACTTGCTCCAAAGGTTTGGGGCCGGCAAGAGCAGTATTgtggggaggggctgtttccTTGTGCGCCATTATACCCTAGTGGGTTAACCGACTGTCGCTTTAtttgattacaggtgggtagccgtgttggtctgccatagtcgaaacaaaatagaaaattctttccagtagcaccttagagaccaactgagtttgttcttggtatgagctttcgtgtccatgcacacttcttcagatactatctgaagaagtgtgcatgcacacgaaagctcataccaagaataagcTTTATTTGATGTCAGGTTGTCGATTTTAAGTCATTTTCATGTATCGATTGCGGTTTGCTCGTGTCAGATTGCCAAATGATGTGTGGTCTtgtatatttccccccctctacaCTTTGCCCTGCATGCGGTCATATAGAAAAGTGAAGAACGTAATATGGTTAAGATTCcctgtttgtgggatgctctttccccagggaggctcgccagGTGCCGTTGTTGCGTATCCTCAGGTCCCAGGTGAAAATTTACCTTTTAACCCAAGCCTTTGGCTTCTTaatctatgtatttttattattacgtttatatcccacttttccttccagGTAAAGGAGGTCAGGGTGTCCAGCACAGTTCGCTTCCCTCCCccatttattctcacaacaaccctgtgaggtaggttaggctgagagactgcaacTGGCCCAACAAGCTTCATGgacaagtggagatttgaaccctagtctcccgaGTCCTCGTTTAACACTCAGACAACTACATCACACTGCCATGGTGGCCTTTTAGAGCGGGTGGAATGTTTTTCAATGTATTCATTCCCCCACTCCATTGGTCTTAATGTATCtattgggttttgtttgtttgtaagtcactttgggtggccttgggcaagataaTGCAACGTCATTCTGTTTGTGTAGAATCCTTTTGACATCGGTTTGGAGAGAGTATGCATGGGTATGTATTCCTGGATTTTGCTCCTACAGGAAGTAGCGAAGGCCACTATCTTGGATGGCAtggtttcaaaagaggattagacagaatAATGTAGGAGAAAGAAATGTTCGGTTTCCACTGTTGGAGACTGtgtgcccctgaataccagttcttGGGAGCTACAAATGTGAAATTACACACACATTCTGCTTGTCAGCTTCcaataggtatctggttggccattatgagagtaggatgctggactacatgggctattggcctgatcctgcagactcttcttgcattcttactCCTGAAATTGTCTTTAATTAGACAGCTGGTAGTTAGAAGTCTATAAAAATGGAGGTTCCATTGCTGGTCATTGCTAATAGATGAAAGGTCCGTATACATATTCTTTTGAAAAACCACCTCCTCTATGGATTTCGAGGAGGAAGGGATTGAGATCTGCCAGTATTTGGTTTTCTAgtggttctttttatttttgtgaatgctctttttgtgtcttttaaaaattacttctAGGAATACAGACTAGTGCAAATTGTTGTGACTATTGCTCTTAGTAGTTCTGGGAATGAATAAACTTATGTTTCCTTCTCCTAGGAATTTTATGGTTACAGGGTTGCAAGATGTTGACAAGTGCCGGCAGCAGCTTCATGATATTAGTGTGCCTTTGGAAGTCTTTGAGTAAGTGTTTAACTTCACATGGTTACAGGCAATACTTATATCTCCAAAGCCTATTGGTACCCTTCCTGGGAAAAGTATCTCGGTCTTCTTCATCTTAATGATTTTGATGAGCAGGGCTAGAAAGCAAACTTCTGTACTCTATAGAGTGGTACCACACTCTCTTCTGGTACTAAACTCTCTTCTGGTCTTTAAGAAGCATCTTGCAGAATATTATTTCACACCTTTTCTCAGTTTTTCTCCCCTCAGGTATATTTCTGGGAATAGTTTGGCTTTCAGCATCTGTTTAAAAGACAGTTCTTGTATGTTGATGCTAACTGAGCTAGGTGAACTCGTCATAGTGCTTCTTAAAGTAGTCTGTATACAGCTAGATGTTCAGTATTGATGTAAAAATGTCAGCAACATGTTCTTAAGTTGTATATCTAATACATAATCTAGTGTGTCTTGTTTTAGAAAGTTGTGAATAGATGATCTATATGTCTGTTTTACACTGTATGGAAACCTATCAAACCTGACATACGATTTATTTCCTCAGATATATAGATCAAGGCCGTAATCCCCAACTTTATACTAAAGAGTGTTTGGAAAGGGCTCTTGCTAAAAATGAACAGGTGAAGGGCAAAATTGACACCATGAAGGTAAGATAAAGGTGTTTCCTCAAATAACACGTATTCACTAATAGATAAACAGCCTCATTAAGatgaaacacaaaatatatagcaAAGGTATTGGATTTGATAGGCTTTGCCT from Lacerta agilis isolate rLacAgi1 chromosome 7, rLacAgi1.pri, whole genome shotgun sequence includes the following:
- the MED10 gene encoding mediator of RNA polymerase II transcription subunit 10, yielding MAEKFDSLEEHLEKFVENIRQLGIIVSDFQPSSQAGLNQKLNFMVTGLQDVDKCRQQLHDISVPLEVFEYIDQGRNPQLYTKECLERALAKNEQVKGKIDTMKKFKSLLIHELTKVFPEDMAKYKAIRGEDSSP